In Halobacillus amylolyticus, the following proteins share a genomic window:
- the nadE gene encoding NAD(+) synthase, giving the protein MEEKVEQLVKWLREKVKEANVEGLLVGVSGGIDSAVVAHLIKCACPEHALGVIMPCKNQSSDQEHALKVTESCGISSLTIDLTETHNTMFPSIQKQLNDANALNEQQQQLADANLRARLRMSTLYTVATNHRYLVVGTDNAAEWHTGYFTKFGDGGVDLVPLIHLTKGEVKEMAKHLGVPTEIIHKKPSAGLWEGQTDENEMGTSYDKIDHYLKGGEIPEKDQIIIDQLHKRSAHKRQLPAAPPR; this is encoded by the coding sequence GTGGAGGAAAAAGTAGAACAACTCGTTAAATGGTTACGTGAAAAAGTTAAAGAAGCGAATGTAGAAGGTTTATTGGTTGGGGTAAGCGGCGGGATTGATTCAGCTGTGGTCGCGCATTTAATTAAGTGTGCATGTCCTGAGCATGCTTTAGGAGTGATCATGCCATGTAAAAATCAATCCAGTGATCAAGAGCACGCTCTTAAGGTAACTGAATCGTGCGGTATATCTTCGCTGACTATAGATTTAACTGAAACACATAATACTATGTTTCCATCCATACAAAAACAACTAAACGATGCTAATGCCTTAAATGAGCAGCAGCAACAGCTTGCTGATGCAAATTTACGAGCACGTCTGAGGATGAGCACCCTTTATACAGTAGCCACAAATCACCGCTATCTCGTCGTGGGTACTGACAATGCAGCGGAATGGCATACAGGTTACTTTACTAAGTTTGGAGATGGCGGTGTGGATCTTGTTCCGCTCATCCACCTGACTAAAGGCGAGGTAAAAGAGATGGCAAAACATCTAGGAGTACCCACTGAAATTATCCATAAGAAACCTAGTGCTGGGCTATGGGAGGGACAAACAGATGAAAATGAGATGGGAACTAGCTATGATAAGATTGATCATTACTTAAAAGGCGGAGAGATTCCGGAAAAAGATCAAATAATAATTGACCAGCTCCATAAGCGTTCAGCCCATAAACGTCAGCTTCCAGCTGCTCCGCCTCGATAA
- a CDS encoding YhcN/YlaJ family sporulation lipoprotein: MWKIITISLLSGTFLSGCQAEEPAETGEGSYLYEPVEYGDKEAEDHDGRIPTGEDSYFKRRTDEEMRNTKYNESNRSHDNDFNNEDAMEITHAVNEFDEVTQTQTFTNGERVYVAVMINPYDRRNGQVVNKVREKVESMTDLPVIVYSNNSQWEDMKDMNARLKATQAPENIRERVTNFFKQNK; this comes from the coding sequence ATGTGGAAAATAATAACGATATCCTTATTGAGTGGTACATTTCTTAGCGGTTGTCAAGCTGAGGAGCCAGCAGAAACAGGAGAAGGCAGTTACTTATATGAACCTGTTGAATACGGAGATAAAGAAGCAGAAGACCATGATGGGAGAATCCCGACAGGGGAAGACAGTTACTTCAAACGTAGAACAGATGAAGAAATGCGTAATACGAAATATAACGAATCCAACCGCTCTCACGATAACGATTTCAACAATGAAGATGCGATGGAAATTACTCATGCAGTAAACGAATTTGACGAGGTCACACAAACGCAGACTTTTACGAATGGGGAAAGAGTATATGTAGCTGTGATGATTAACCCTTATGATCGCAGAAATGGTCAGGTGGTTAATAAAGTTCGTGAAAAAGTGGAGTCAATGACAGATCTTCCGGTGATTGTCTACTCAAACAATAGTCAATGGGAAGATATGAAAGACATGAATGCAAGACTGAAAGCCACACAAGCACCAGAGAACATTAGGGAAAGAGTAACGAATTTCTTCAAGCAAAACAAATAA
- a CDS encoding YebC/PmpR family DNA-binding transcriptional regulator: MAGHSKWNNIKRRKGAQDAKRGKIFMRLAREIFMAAKEGGGDPDMNSNLRLAVDKAKSNNMPNENIDRAIKKATGDLDGVHYEEFTYEGYGPGGVAVMVKVLTDNKNRTAADVRHAFNKNDGNLGENGCVSFMFDRKGYLVIDRETTNIDEEELMLEVIEAGAEEMETGEEQFEIFTTPEAFTAVKAALEASGHTFETSEVTMFPTTYTPLEQEGVEKMLKLIDMLEDNDDVQDIYHNLDADDEILEQLS; the protein is encoded by the coding sequence ATGGCTGGACATTCGAAATGGAATAATATTAAACGTCGTAAAGGGGCACAAGATGCCAAACGCGGCAAAATTTTTATGAGGCTCGCCCGTGAAATTTTCATGGCTGCCAAAGAAGGCGGCGGAGACCCTGATATGAATTCGAACCTTCGTTTAGCAGTAGATAAAGCGAAGTCTAACAATATGCCAAACGAGAATATAGATCGTGCGATTAAAAAGGCAACCGGAGACCTTGATGGGGTTCATTACGAAGAATTCACGTACGAAGGGTATGGTCCAGGTGGTGTTGCTGTTATGGTGAAAGTGTTAACAGATAATAAAAATCGAACCGCTGCGGATGTGCGTCACGCTTTTAACAAAAATGATGGGAACTTGGGTGAAAATGGCTGTGTGTCATTTATGTTTGATCGTAAAGGCTATCTCGTCATTGACAGGGAGACAACTAATATAGACGAAGAAGAGCTGATGCTTGAGGTCATTGAAGCGGGTGCAGAGGAAATGGAAACGGGTGAAGAACAATTTGAAATCTTCACTACTCCAGAAGCCTTTACTGCAGTAAAAGCAGCTCTCGAAGCAAGCGGTCATACTTTTGAGACTTCGGAAGTAACGATGTTTCCAACCACTTATACACCGCTTGAGCAAGAAGGCGTGGAAAAAATGTTAAAGCTTATCGATATGCTTGAGGATAACGATGATGTCCAGGACATTTATCATAACTTAGATGCTGATGACGAAATTCTTGAACAACTCTCATAA
- a CDS encoding tyrosine-type recombinase/integrase: MLLLDDLFKEYCFEIEVRGYTNRTIKSYRQSVNRMMIYLQKTHKITMLDEIKTKHLKSYFLHLKSKGRKESYINSIHRTIRSFFRYCEQEEYLTESENPVNNLSWIKQPNTLIETFNDGELRGMLNAYDAKTFLNCRNKVIIMALCDLGIRNFELCSLSSDNVMETTVKIYGKGKKERYIYISPMLKKFMIKYERLKNSYFRDRVIEYNNYFLSFTGRPLTLEAVERIVKLAGEKAKVRSHIRCSPHTLRHYFSQKQLELGADVYSISVLLGHESIDVTKRYLQSIEKQKIVHNAVKTSPLMNLTKGRTKN, encoded by the coding sequence TTGTTGTTGCTGGACGATTTATTTAAAGAGTATTGCTTTGAAATTGAAGTAAGGGGATATACCAACCGAACGATTAAAAGCTATCGACAATCGGTTAATAGGATGATGATATACCTCCAAAAAACTCACAAAATTACAATGTTAGATGAGATTAAGACAAAGCATTTAAAGAGTTATTTTCTTCATCTGAAAAGTAAGGGGAGAAAAGAAAGTTACATCAACTCGATTCACCGAACTATACGTTCTTTCTTCCGATACTGTGAGCAAGAGGAATATTTAACTGAATCAGAAAATCCAGTCAATAATTTATCATGGATTAAGCAACCAAATACATTAATTGAGACATTTAATGACGGTGAACTTAGGGGTATGTTAAACGCTTATGATGCTAAAACGTTCTTAAATTGCCGCAACAAAGTAATCATAATGGCTTTGTGTGATCTTGGCATAAGAAATTTTGAGTTGTGTTCTTTATCCTCAGATAACGTTATGGAAACTACAGTCAAGATTTACGGTAAAGGTAAGAAAGAGCGATACATTTACATTAGTCCCATGCTAAAAAAATTCATGATTAAATATGAACGGCTAAAAAATAGCTACTTTAGGGATCGAGTTATAGAGTATAACAACTACTTCTTATCGTTTACAGGCAGGCCATTAACCTTAGAAGCTGTTGAGCGTATCGTCAAGTTGGCTGGAGAGAAAGCGAAGGTTAGAAGTCATATTCGATGTTCTCCGCATACTCTAAGACATTACTTTAGTCAGAAGCAATTGGAGTTAGGGGCTGATGTTTATTCTATATCCGTCCTGTTGGGTCATGAATCAATTGACGTTACGAAAAGGTATCTCCAATCCATTGAGAAACAGAAAATTGTTCATAATGCGGTGAAAACAAGTCCATTGATGAACTTGACTAAAGGGAGGACTAAGAATTGA
- a CDS encoding SU10 major capsid protein codes for MAFNSQDFVQGQSYDLSSIITEVNKQKNSFVQFLMSKRVKASNPQVHWITEEIADSAVTLAEGGDAPAYTKDTQTPLDNYLELFANTATVTNTAQASSAVGVSDLLTKEVEKKTKAIKNLMENKMIHGVKGYATSTYKTGGILEQVDAANKVTGTSLTKAKFESMLEAMYNAGVSDNMLVFLPANMKKLVNGFDSVEHYAREKFLGFDADEYITPYGNAYFTLCEGLGQDNMFVVNPDYVEFAELIPLNGKVEASSGSKQSVYIETQSGIKLLNPAAAASFKKTTA; via the coding sequence ATGGCATTTAACAGTCAAGATTTTGTACAGGGTCAAAGTTATGACCTATCCAGTATTATTACAGAGGTGAACAAGCAGAAAAATAGCTTTGTTCAATTTCTAATGAGTAAGCGAGTGAAGGCTTCTAACCCTCAAGTCCATTGGATTACAGAGGAAATTGCTGATTCAGCCGTAACACTTGCTGAGGGTGGAGATGCACCTGCCTATACTAAGGATACTCAAACACCTTTAGACAACTATTTAGAGTTGTTTGCGAATACGGCTACCGTTACAAATACGGCACAGGCCAGTAGTGCTGTAGGTGTTAGTGATCTTCTAACTAAAGAAGTGGAGAAGAAAACTAAAGCTATCAAGAATCTTATGGAAAATAAGATGATTCATGGCGTAAAAGGTTATGCTACTTCAACTTATAAAACTGGTGGTATCTTAGAGCAAGTTGACGCTGCTAACAAAGTTACAGGTACTTCTCTAACTAAAGCCAAGTTTGAATCAATGCTAGAAGCTATGTACAATGCAGGAGTTTCCGATAATATGCTAGTATTCTTACCGGCTAATATGAAGAAACTCGTAAACGGATTTGATTCTGTTGAGCATTATGCACGCGAGAAATTTCTAGGTTTTGATGCAGATGAATATATCACACCTTACGGAAATGCTTACTTTACTCTTTGTGAAGGGTTGGGGCAGGATAACATGTTTGTTGTCAATCCAGATTACGTTGAGTTTGCTGAGCTTATTCCACTAAACGGTAAGGTTGAAGCTTCAAGTGGCTCTAAACAGTCTGTGTACATTGAAACACAGTCAGGTATTAAATTGCTTAATCCTGCTGCTGCAGCAAGTTTCAAGAAGACAACTGCATAA
- a CDS encoding helix-turn-helix domain-containing protein: MSIKEEMEYYRDLRRHNKVRLEDIANYCNCSHSYLSLIERGKRNPNVNPGIVRRYKEYIEKQIAELGL; this comes from the coding sequence ATGAGCATTAAAGAGGAAATGGAATATTATCGGGATCTTAGGCGACATAACAAGGTTAGGTTAGAGGATATTGCAAATTATTGTAACTGTTCTCATTCTTATCTGTCCTTAATTGAACGTGGAAAAAGGAATCCTAATGTTAATCCTGGCATTGTTAGGCGGTATAAGGAGTACATAGAAAAACAAATTGCTGAACTAGGTTTATGA
- a CDS encoding DNA primase family protein has translation MKNELELNPFGGWMLDDEEITPERAKKINRKLYKRETTKLANKDNVTDDTLKEFLTPEDYEILGDPERKTNLKVVSMEKKKSEPLEPETFFNDERKFVPSKLGKYINDNFNTFYDGKDIYYYKKGVFIPQGENRLNKLIQDLLIDYSNMSRKREVVDWLRTENDISFNEGKKINPDDGLINVKNGLIDLNTGQLTPHTDKRISTIQLPVKYDPNANDPIIDEFIKSVVPADTVNLVYEMIGYALTMNTKGQKAFMLHGSGANGKSVMIDMISHLVGESNISNISLQDLDENRFKVAGIKDKLINTFDDLPDKPLKQNGNFKASVTGGRIEAEFKGKDSFKLIPFAKHIYSANAIPRSYDNTDAYFRRWIIIPFPNTFKGKDRDENLLHKLTTDEALSTLLNKALEGIQRLVSNGFRFSENQSTKEMLNQYIQQSDNIVSFIDECCQLGNDNKGKPMKVTTTKLYDAYKEYCSINGYRASSNGDFNKHIENKFDAEKKRGSIKGSRKLIWSGLGLFDEDQ, from the coding sequence ATGAAAAACGAATTAGAACTTAACCCTTTCGGTGGATGGATGTTAGATGACGAGGAAATTACTCCAGAAAGAGCGAAAAAAATAAATAGAAAGTTATACAAAAGGGAAACAACGAAGCTAGCCAACAAAGATAATGTAACAGATGATACTTTAAAAGAATTTTTAACGCCAGAGGATTATGAAATACTTGGTGATCCAGAACGTAAGACTAACCTAAAAGTGGTCAGTATGGAGAAGAAGAAAAGCGAACCACTTGAACCAGAAACATTCTTTAATGATGAACGTAAATTTGTTCCTTCAAAATTAGGAAAATACATAAATGATAATTTCAATACTTTCTATGACGGTAAAGACATTTATTACTATAAGAAAGGTGTTTTCATTCCGCAAGGTGAGAACCGATTAAATAAACTTATTCAAGACTTGCTTATAGATTATAGTAATATGAGTCGAAAAAGGGAGGTTGTTGACTGGTTAAGAACTGAGAATGATATTTCTTTTAATGAAGGTAAGAAGATAAATCCAGATGATGGGTTAATCAATGTTAAAAATGGTTTAATTGATTTAAACACAGGGCAATTAACTCCACATACGGACAAAAGAATATCAACTATACAGTTACCAGTTAAATATGATCCAAATGCAAATGATCCGATTATTGATGAGTTTATTAAATCGGTTGTTCCTGCTGATACAGTCAATCTTGTATATGAAATGATTGGTTACGCTTTAACAATGAACACTAAGGGGCAAAAAGCCTTCATGTTACATGGTAGTGGAGCAAACGGTAAGTCTGTAATGATTGACATGATAAGTCATTTAGTTGGTGAAAGTAATATCAGTAATATTTCATTGCAGGATTTAGACGAGAACCGATTTAAGGTTGCAGGTATTAAGGATAAGCTGATAAATACCTTTGATGATCTTCCAGATAAACCACTAAAACAGAACGGAAATTTTAAGGCAAGTGTCACAGGTGGAAGAATTGAGGCAGAGTTTAAAGGTAAGGACTCATTTAAATTAATTCCTTTTGCCAAACATATTTACTCAGCTAATGCCATTCCTAGATCGTATGACAATACAGACGCTTACTTTAGAAGGTGGATTATTATTCCTTTTCCTAACACATTCAAAGGAAAAGATAGGGATGAAAACTTATTACATAAATTAACAACTGATGAAGCATTATCGACATTACTTAATAAAGCGTTAGAAGGAATACAAAGATTAGTGAGTAATGGTTTTAGATTCTCAGAAAATCAATCAACGAAAGAAATGCTAAATCAATACATACAACAGTCTGATAACATAGTTTCATTTATAGATGAGTGCTGCCAACTTGGAAACGATAATAAGGGTAAGCCTATGAAAGTTACCACAACAAAACTTTACGATGCCTACAAAGAATATTGTTCAATTAATGGTTATCGTGCTTCTTCAAATGGTGATTTTAATAAGCATATAGAAAATAAATTTGATGCAGAGAAGAAGAGAGGATCAATTAAAGGGAGTAGAAAGCTAATTTGGTCGGGGCTTGGATTATTTGACGAAGATCAATAA
- a CDS encoding DNA packaging protein, with protein sequence MNKTTKQKLKKIMSSFELFSKNFIKIVNPQNEVVPFKLNKAQQELTEMINNDRFLIVSKSRKAGVSTKMIARAVYECVTKPNQLVLIVSYESDSAKNLFELIKFMNNHLPREKYPSLFPATKRDNRDELILENGSKIVSTVAGHKDIGRGMSPTWVHLSEFSFYGNQEKQLLSIEQSLVDNGRISIESTSNGLGNYYYRLWQRSKRGQSKYKPYFIPFYHELYRDLKKNELNEAESWHKQFFGERLSKKDLDEDEQALLDNGCNLRFLMWRRFKLQDMQLEEFYQEYPSNDMESFISSGNNVFDQNKILQRTNHLMPPINKNELSELPDSLQRYLGKELLIYHTYDRKMKYYAGIDVATASSGTGDYSTITILDEEGIEACSFASNKLPVYKFGLVANDLLRHYGQAFTAIERNNVGIVLIEKLRDDYNYLNLYKEKLFDQKGKRKKQLGFTTTKSSKPILIEKFKENFELGYILLNDKETLEQMQIYQIQDGKMGNKGNGHDDKVISAALSVLARLENKWYI encoded by the coding sequence TTGAATAAGACAACTAAGCAGAAGTTAAAAAAGATCATGAGTAGTTTTGAATTGTTCTCGAAAAATTTTATAAAGATTGTAAACCCTCAAAATGAGGTCGTACCATTCAAATTAAATAAGGCTCAACAGGAACTAACTGAAATGATTAATAATGATAGGTTTCTGATTGTATCTAAGTCAAGGAAAGCAGGAGTAAGTACAAAGATGATTGCTAGGGCTGTATATGAATGTGTAACTAAGCCTAACCAACTTGTCTTGATTGTATCTTATGAATCGGATTCAGCTAAAAACTTGTTTGAATTGATTAAGTTTATGAACAATCACTTGCCACGTGAAAAGTATCCTAGTTTGTTCCCTGCTACTAAGCGAGATAACAGGGATGAACTCATACTAGAAAACGGTAGCAAAATTGTAAGTACGGTTGCAGGACATAAAGATATTGGTCGTGGTATGTCTCCTACTTGGGTACACTTGTCTGAATTTAGCTTCTATGGGAATCAAGAAAAACAATTACTATCCATTGAACAGTCATTAGTTGATAATGGTCGTATTTCCATTGAGAGCACAAGTAATGGGCTAGGTAACTACTATTATAGGTTATGGCAGCGTTCTAAGCGTGGACAATCGAAATATAAGCCTTACTTTATTCCCTTTTATCATGAGTTGTATAGAGACTTGAAAAAGAATGAATTGAATGAAGCTGAATCATGGCATAAACAATTCTTTGGGGAACGTCTTAGTAAGAAAGATTTAGATGAAGATGAACAGGCTTTATTAGATAACGGCTGTAATTTACGTTTCCTAATGTGGCGAAGGTTTAAGCTGCAGGATATGCAATTAGAGGAGTTTTATCAAGAATACCCTAGTAATGATATGGAATCCTTTATCAGTAGTGGGAATAATGTGTTCGATCAAAATAAGATCCTTCAACGTACTAATCATTTAATGCCACCGATTAATAAGAATGAATTGAGTGAGCTGCCAGATAGCTTACAACGATACTTAGGTAAAGAGTTATTGATTTATCATACATACGATAGAAAGATGAAGTATTATGCAGGGATAGATGTTGCAACTGCTTCTAGTGGTACAGGTGACTATTCAACAATAACGATACTTGATGAGGAAGGTATAGAGGCTTGTAGCTTTGCTAGTAACAAGTTGCCTGTTTATAAGTTTGGTTTAGTTGCTAATGACTTACTTAGGCACTATGGGCAAGCATTTACGGCAATAGAAAGGAACAACGTGGGAATTGTCCTTATTGAGAAACTAAGGGATGATTACAATTATCTTAATCTGTATAAGGAAAAGCTGTTCGATCAAAAAGGAAAACGTAAGAAGCAACTGGGCTTTACTACAACTAAGAGTAGTAAGCCTATTTTAATTGAGAAATTCAAAGAAAACTTTGAGTTAGGTTACATATTGCTGAATGATAAAGAAACGCTTGAACAGATGCAGATATATCAAATACAAGACGGCAAGATGGGCAATAAAGGAAACGGACACGATGACAAGGTGATTAGTGCTGCTTTATCTGTTTTGGCTAGGTTAGAAAATAAATGGTATATATAG
- a CDS encoding phage portal protein has product MDLQQYVVSHYDGDFSRFITGEVGSIEQQQHIQELVSIKEYLGKNKHPIKNRPNETFNGQEIKTEKVILNYAKTIIKFSVNFLLGRNPVSLSGSENVIDELNKVYKLGKYHKTDYKLLNDLIRYGEAFEFVHAKGDKIQSTVIDPAESYPVYNHENEMIAFIQYYHVDYVDYYNVFTDEIVYSLDNSGGDLQLKEQKLNLTGMPIHYKTENEVDENRGYAEINDYIDILNSMESLLSKAIDGYYRHIMGTPIVVGQTLTDVSLPKHGNGVGINLDDDGEFYYATNPFSHDSFKELYGTLRNALMDISQLPNVVLNGSTQISNVAEVAVESMYTLALIKANMNSKYLEDGFEQRLDKVRGLLAMKGISFTDEDYHTVRFVFSPSMPKSDKEIVETIVKLKEIDGISVESVLDNVSFIDKVQEMERLVKENSGKVKDANSNDSDLYSDDNNTNNDE; this is encoded by the coding sequence ATGGATTTACAACAATATGTAGTTTCCCATTACGATGGTGATTTTAGTCGTTTTATTACTGGTGAGGTTGGAAGTATAGAACAACAGCAACATATTCAAGAATTGGTCAGTATCAAGGAATACTTAGGGAAGAATAAGCACCCTATCAAGAACAGGCCAAATGAAACATTTAACGGTCAGGAGATAAAAACTGAGAAGGTGATTCTTAATTATGCTAAGACTATTATTAAGTTTAGCGTTAATTTCCTTCTAGGCAGAAATCCTGTCAGCTTGTCAGGCTCAGAGAATGTCATAGATGAACTAAACAAGGTGTATAAGCTAGGGAAATACCATAAGACAGATTATAAATTGCTGAATGATTTAATCCGATATGGCGAAGCCTTTGAGTTTGTTCATGCAAAAGGTGACAAGATACAATCAACTGTTATTGATCCAGCAGAAAGTTATCCAGTTTATAATCATGAAAACGAAATGATTGCCTTTATACAGTATTATCATGTTGATTACGTGGACTATTATAATGTGTTTACAGATGAGATAGTATATAGCTTAGATAATAGTGGTGGAGACTTACAGTTAAAGGAACAGAAACTTAATCTTACTGGTATGCCTATTCATTATAAGACTGAGAATGAAGTGGATGAGAATAGAGGATATGCAGAGATTAATGATTACATAGATATATTGAACAGTATGGAGAGTTTATTGTCTAAAGCTATTGATGGGTACTATAGACATATCATGGGAACACCTATAGTAGTCGGGCAAACATTAACTGATGTGAGCTTACCTAAACATGGGAATGGGGTAGGTATTAACTTAGATGATGACGGTGAGTTTTATTATGCTACTAATCCATTTAGTCATGACAGCTTTAAGGAGCTATACGGTACATTGCGTAATGCTCTTATGGATATTAGCCAGTTACCTAACGTTGTATTGAATGGGAGTACACAAATAAGTAATGTGGCAGAAGTAGCCGTAGAAAGTATGTACACTTTAGCTTTAATAAAAGCGAATATGAATAGTAAATACTTAGAAGATGGATTTGAACAAAGGTTAGATAAGGTAAGAGGACTATTAGCTATGAAGGGTATTAGCTTTACTGATGAGGACTACCATACAGTACGCTTTGTATTCAGTCCTAGTATGCCTAAGTCAGATAAGGAAATAGTTGAGACTATAGTTAAGTTGAAAGAGATTGACGGTATTAGTGTAGAGTCTGTACTGGATAATGTAAGTTTTATTGATAAGGTACAGGAGATGGAACGATTAGTTAAAGAGAATAGTGGTAAGGTTAAAGATGCAAATAGTAATGATTCTGATTTATATAGTGATGACAATAATACTAACAATGATGAGTAG
- a CDS encoding BofC C-terminal domain-containing protein, whose product MFRWIYGAMLILSFSVWQLSSIDDGSLTAEDIPKQRTLEKKAEAVSSTPVREEPVTFNVITKKHYLDGVTETTEKQEVIWSMADFWAKYSDWTIVEHELEQMVFSKQVDKISPITEQKGYFGVTAEGELAVFQGTPSEGNVMESFKPIPLKPLEAKRKLKLEDGIKITSSKHFQQVISQYVDTKDL is encoded by the coding sequence ATGTTTCGATGGATTTATGGGGCTATGCTTATTCTCTCGTTCTCCGTCTGGCAACTTTCTAGTATAGATGATGGTTCGTTAACAGCTGAGGATATACCCAAACAAAGAACTTTAGAAAAGAAAGCTGAAGCAGTTTCATCTACACCCGTTCGGGAAGAACCAGTAACATTTAATGTGATTACAAAAAAACACTACTTAGATGGGGTAACAGAAACGACAGAAAAACAAGAAGTTATTTGGTCGATGGCCGATTTCTGGGCGAAGTATAGTGACTGGACCATCGTTGAACATGAACTAGAGCAGATGGTTTTTTCTAAACAGGTGGATAAGATTTCACCGATTACTGAACAGAAGGGCTATTTTGGTGTAACGGCTGAAGGTGAATTAGCTGTATTCCAAGGAACACCATCTGAAGGAAACGTAATGGAGTCATTTAAGCCTATCCCTCTAAAACCTTTAGAAGCTAAAAGAAAGCTTAAGCTTGAGGATGGGATTAAAATTACCAGCTCCAAACATTTTCAGCAAGTCATCAGTCAATATGTTGATACAAAGGATCTTTAA
- the ruvA gene encoding Holliday junction branch migration protein RuvA has translation MIAYVKGLLTTIEDESITIETQGIGYEVLCANPFHFQNDVKKEVKVHTYHYIREDQQLLFGFKKKEDKLLFAKLLNVSGIGPKGALAILGTVSVPEFVSAIEQEDEKYLTRFPGVGKKTARQMILDLKGKLVIWLPHEENEDSIFYQEDTTSKEKRERIDEALEALKALGYSERELKVVHTELVNTKSGQVDDLIRQGLQLLMKS, from the coding sequence ATGATTGCTTATGTAAAGGGTCTTCTGACAACGATAGAGGACGAATCGATTACGATTGAAACACAAGGGATTGGATATGAGGTTTTATGTGCTAATCCTTTCCATTTCCAGAACGATGTTAAAAAAGAAGTTAAAGTACATACTTATCATTATATAAGGGAAGATCAGCAGCTATTATTTGGATTTAAAAAGAAAGAAGATAAATTATTATTTGCCAAGCTCCTAAATGTCTCAGGTATTGGTCCAAAGGGGGCTTTGGCGATACTAGGAACGGTAAGTGTTCCAGAATTTGTTTCAGCGATTGAACAGGAAGATGAAAAATATTTAACAAGGTTCCCTGGTGTCGGGAAAAAAACAGCACGACAAATGATTTTAGATTTAAAAGGAAAACTTGTTATTTGGCTGCCACATGAAGAAAACGAAGATTCTATTTTTTATCAAGAGGATACGACTTCAAAAGAAAAGAGAGAACGAATAGATGAAGCTCTTGAAGCACTGAAAGCACTTGGTTATTCAGAGCGGGAGCTTAAAGTGGTACATACAGAGCTTGTAAATACGAAGAGTGGTCAGGTAGACGATTTGATTCGTCAAGGCCTTCAGCTGTTAATGAAATCATAG